ATTCAATACATAGCTCAAGTCTCCTTAAACGGGAGACTTTTTTATATTTAAGAATGGAAAAAAATTTAAGCAATCGGGCGAATTCGCCCCCGTCAAATAAGCAGTAGCATTGAGCAAAGCGGGGCAAGTTTACGTTTTGAGCTCGCAGACAAACTCTGTTTAGTCTAATGGATTTGTCTGTTTTTTACGGACATTGGTTCCGCTATTTTGCTAAATAACTGCGATTTACTGAAGATTTTTGGCAAATAGCGGAACGTATGTCCTTTTTCATCTTCAGAACAGCGGTTTTTAGGGGAATAGCGGAATGTATGTCCTTTAATTAACAGATGTCGAGGATGCCAGGTTCTTTAAAGGGACATTAGTTCCGTTTATTTTATGAAAGTGAACCATTTCCAATAGTAGAGAACTAAAGTGCCGTACATAGAGAAAATAACAGCTGTTTTTTATTTTTAAAAAAGCAGTATGAACAAACTAAAATATATAATGTCTATGCGGACAGGAGAATGTTTATTATAATACAGAAATGTGAAGAAGCGTAAATTTAGATGGAGATGATAAACGTATGCTACACCAATTTTCAAGAAATGAATTAGCAATAGGAAAAGAAGGCTTAAACAAGCTTGAAAACACCACTGTGGCTGTTTTGGGTGTGGGAGGAGTAGGTTCCTTTTCAGTAGAAGCACTGGCGAGAACAAATATTGGGCGCCTTGTTTTAGTGGATAAAGATACGGTCGATATTACGAATATTAATCGTCAGCTCCCGGCACTTCTATCGACTGTTGGCGAGCCGAAAGTGGATATTATGAAAAAAAGAATCGAAGATATTAATCCGAATTGTGAAGTCATTACTCTAAAAATGTTTTACAACGAAGAAACGTATGAGAAGTTTTTTGAATACGGATTAGATTACGTTATTGATGCTTCTGATACGATTTCCTATAAAATCCATTTAATGAAAGAATGTTTAAAACGGAACATCCCAATTATATCAAGTATGGGGGCTGCCAATAAGACCGATCCAACCCGTTTTAAAGTAGCCGATATCTCAGAAACCCATACTGACCCGATTGCCAAAGTCATTAGACTGCGTCTGCGTAAAGAGGGAATCCGTAAGGGGGTCAAGGTCGTATTTTCCGATGAATCCCCGATTGTGATCCGGGAAGAAGTCAGACAATATGTAGGAAAAGAAGATGCGCCAATACGGAAGGCAAAAATGCCGCCATCCTCTAATGCATTTGTCCCTTCAGTAGCTGGATTAATAATGGCGGGCTACACCATTAATCAAATCTTAAGTGACATTCCGGTTCAGCGTGTTAAAGATGAAACAAACTCCATGTCCTAGGACATGGAGTTTGTTTGTCTATGCTTTTAAATTTTTCTTATTTTTTTCGATCTTCTCATACACTTGACTCAGAGCCTGCTCAAATTTCCCGGTAGCCTTCGGGGTATAATAGTGGGAATCCTTCAATAGGTCTGGCAAGTATTGCTGGTTGACCCATGCATTCTCATAATTGTGAGGATATAAGTAATCGATTCCGCGGCCCAGTGCTTTTGCTCCCTGATAATGGGCATCTTTTAAATGGAGCGGGACTTCTCCTATTTTTCCACTATGAATGTCGGAAAGAGCCGTATCAATCGCAGTTATGGCTGAATTGGATTTTGGCGAAAGTGCTAATTCAATAACAGCTGCAGCTAATGGGATTCTCGCTTCTGGAAAGCCGATTTTTTCAGCGGTCTGGACCGCTGCAAGCGCCCTCGGACCAGCCTGCGGGTTTGCCAGACCAATGTCCTCATAGGCGATGACAAGCATTCTTCTCGAGATGCTAGGCAAATCTTCAGCTTCGATTAGGCGCGCCAAATAATGAAGGGCTGCATTGACATCACTGCCCCGAATCGATTTTTGAAAGGCTGAAAGAACATCATAATGTGCATCCCCATCCCTGTCATGCTGAAAGCTTTTTTTCTGAATACACTCTTCCGCAATTTCGGTTGTAATATGAATCAATCCATCTTTTGACTCTTCTGTGGAAAGGGCTGCAAGCTCTAAAGCATTTAATGCACTGCGGGCATCTCCATTTGCTGCATAGGCTAGATGATCCAGAGCTTCATCGTTCACTTCTAGGGCTAGCTTTCCTAACCCTTTTTCTTCATTTTCTAAAGCTCGTTTTAACGCTTGTAAAATATCATCTGGAGAAAGGGGCTTACACTCAAATATTTGACAGCGGCTGCGAATCGCCGGATTAATCGCATGATAAGGATTGCTAGTGGTCGCACCAATAAGGGTAATCATGCCGTTCTCTAAATAAGGAAGAAGAAAATCCTGCTTGGCTTTGTCTAAACGATGGACTTCATCTAACAATAATATGACTTTGCCTGACATTTTCGCCTCTTCCGCTACAATCTGCAGATCTTTTTTCTGATGCGTCACTGCGTTTAATGTTCGAAAAGCATAATTGGTACTCCCGGCAATTGCACTGGCTATTGATGTTTTGCCTACACCTGGAGGACCATATAAAATCATCGAGGATAATCTTTTAGCCCTGACCATCCGTTCAATCATTTTTCCTTTTCCAACAAGGTGTTCTTGTCCAATTACTTCTTCAATTGTTCTGGGCCTCATTCGATAGGCCAATGGCTGAACGCTCATTCCTTTCACCTCTTGGACGAAAAGTCTTCTAAACCAATCTATCATAAAAAACTGTTCAATGGAACAAATGTACGTATCAAAACCCTACTAGTTTACTTGTATTTTTGATAAAATAAAAAAGTTAATGGGCAAATATTACGTTAAGAAAGAAGAGAATACTTTGAAAAAGAAACCGGAGCAGCTTATAGAGCGATACATCATTTTTGTGGTTGGCCTCCTTATTATGGCATTTGGTTTTGTTTTACTGATCATATCAGACATCGGAGCGACTCCGTGGGATGTGTTACATGTAGGTCTATTTTTGCAGCTGGGATTAACAATTGGAACTTGGTCAATAATTGTAGGGATTATGATTCTGGCTTCGACCTCGTTACTGACTAAAAGCTGGCCAAAAATCGGTGCTTTTTTAAACATGCTTTTAGTG
This genomic window from Bacillus oleivorans contains:
- a CDS encoding replication-associated recombination protein A codes for the protein MSVQPLAYRMRPRTIEEVIGQEHLVGKGKMIERMVRAKRLSSMILYGPPGVGKTSIASAIAGSTNYAFRTLNAVTHQKKDLQIVAEEAKMSGKVILLLDEVHRLDKAKQDFLLPYLENGMITLIGATTSNPYHAINPAIRSRCQIFECKPLSPDDILQALKRALENEEKGLGKLALEVNDEALDHLAYAANGDARSALNALELAALSTEESKDGLIHITTEIAEECIQKKSFQHDRDGDAHYDVLSAFQKSIRGSDVNAALHYLARLIEAEDLPSISRRMLVIAYEDIGLANPQAGPRALAAVQTAEKIGFPEARIPLAAAVIELALSPKSNSAITAIDTALSDIHSGKIGEVPLHLKDAHYQGAKALGRGIDYLYPHNYENAWVNQQYLPDLLKDSHYYTPKATGKFEQALSQVYEKIEKNKKNLKA
- a CDS encoding tRNA threonylcarbamoyladenosine dehydratase, with translation MLHQFSRNELAIGKEGLNKLENTTVAVLGVGGVGSFSVEALARTNIGRLVLVDKDTVDITNINRQLPALLSTVGEPKVDIMKKRIEDINPNCEVITLKMFYNEETYEKFFEYGLDYVIDASDTISYKIHLMKECLKRNIPIISSMGAANKTDPTRFKVADISETHTDPIAKVIRLRLRKEGIRKGVKVVFSDESPIVIREEVRQYVGKEDAPIRKAKMPPSSNAFVPSVAGLIMAGYTINQILSDIPVQRVKDETNSMS